TGGCGGCGAACCAATCAACTTGGCGATTTCGTGCGAGTGCTGAAATTCGGCGCAATCCACCTTGATCACAGCCCGGCTGTCTCCGAACAAGATCTCCGCGGCGGCCTCGACCGTGCGCGTTTTTCCTGAACCGGTCGGTCCGAGAAATAGGAGGTTTCCCACTGGGCGGCCGGCAGAATGCAGGCCCGCGCAGAACACCTGATACAGATCGACGAGCGCTTGCACGGCCTCATTCTGCCCAACTACTCGCTGCCGCAATTCCTCCTCGAATTGACGCGACGTGGAACTCCGCTTTCTCGGGTCGAGCTCCTCGTTTTGGACCAATTTTGCTGCTGTTGGCATAAAGTTCTCCATTACTCATGTAACTACCAGGCCTTTGGGTTGAGTCTCATTGCCACTGCGCTTGTTTCGATGAGATTCACGTAAGACAGAGGCAATCCCGCATCCAAACACAATTTCTTGAAAGGAAGAGGTTTAGTCAGTGCTGCGATGCCCGGGTTTCCGACAAATGGCGAGACTCCGGGCAGAACAATCGTTCGAGAGCTTGCTTCATCATAACGAACTGCGGCTTCCCACTTGAGCGATCAGAGCAAAGTGGTACCAATCCATTCCCAATTCGTGGTACTCAAAAGGCTCTGATTTCGCGATGTCTTCTTGGCTGTGATCCTTCAATCTTGAAGTTGTGAAAAGGCATTTGGAATGGCTCGCGCACTAAGCGATCTCGGTAAGGATAGAGAGTCGCCATATGTAAGAGTAATTTGTGGGAGACGGGAGCCCTCAAGTTCCCGAATAGGGCTTAAGGCGATTCTTGTTAATCTTGAGTGACCGAATCTTCGATTCCAGCGTGGACCGCGCGATCCCTAGCTTCGCGGCGGCACCCGACGGTCCGGACACCCGTCCTTGGCATTCTCGCAGAGCTGCTTCGATGATTTCCTTTTCTTGAGCGGCCACCTTCTCCGAGAGATAAAGCTGGCTCTCCGCGTTCTCTTCCGGCGGCTGTTGGGACAGCCAGCTCTCATCCACCGAAAAACTCGCTGTCTCACATAGGATTACAGATCGTTCGATGACGTTCTGTAATTCGCGTATGTTCCCGGGCCAGGGGTATGACTGAAGTACTTGCAGTGTTCTCTTCTCGACGCTCCTGAAGTGCTTGCCTGCTTTTCGTGCATACCGATCGATAAAGTATTCGACCAGCAAGGGAATGTCCTCTTTTCGTTCTCGAAGAGAAGGAATTTCAATCGGGAAAACGTGCAGGCGGTAAAACAAATCGCTACGGAACGACCCATCGCTGATAGCGGCCTGCAAGTCACGGTTCGTGGCGGTGATCACCCGGACGTCAGCGCGTAATGCACGCGTCCCGCCGACGCGTTCAAACTCATGCTCCTGCAAGACACGCAAGAGGGCAATTTGGGTCTCGGCTGGAAGTTCTCCGACTTCGTCCAGGAAGAGCGTACCGCCATTTGCTAATTCAAACCTACCCAAACGCTGCTGAGTCGCGCCCGTAAAGGCACCCTTCTCGTGCCCGAACAACTCCGAGGCGATCAGTTCACGCGGGATAACAGCGCAGTTCACGCTAACGAATGCGCGCGAACTGCGATCTGATCGTCGGTGGATGGCACGCGCGACAAGCTCCTTGCCCGTTCCCGTTTCGCCAGTTATGAGGACCGTAGAATTGCTCGGCGCAACTTTGGAAATGCGCGATAGCACAGTTTGCAAAGCTGCAGAGGTTCCAACAATCTCTTCGAACATCGAGGCCTTATCGATTTCTTCTCGGAGAGCGACGTTTTCGCTCCGAAGTCTGTCTTCGCCCTGCTTGCGATCCTCAATGTCGGTGCAGGCGACATACCATCGCATGACCTGACCGTTGTTGTCGCGCACAGGGTTGTACCGAGCCAGAAACCAACGATAACTTCCATCAGCTTTGCGCAGCCGCACCTCCAACTCGTAAGCAGCGCCACTTGATAGAGCACGATCCGCATAGGTCTTGAACCGTTCTGAATCGTCAGGATGAACTCCGTCGGCAAAGCTCCTTTGCCGCCATTCAT
Above is a window of Terriglobales bacterium DNA encoding:
- a CDS encoding AAA family ATPase, translated to MPTAAKLVQNEELDPRKRSSTSRQFEEELRQRVVGQNEAVQALVDLYQVFCAGLHSAGRPVGNLLFLGPTGSGKTRTVEAAAEILFGDSRAVIKVDCAEFQHSHEIAKLIGSPP